In the genome of Mycteria americana isolate JAX WOST 10 ecotype Jacksonville Zoo and Gardens chromosome 7, USCA_MyAme_1.0, whole genome shotgun sequence, one region contains:
- the LAMP3 gene encoding lysosome-associated membrane glycoprotein 3, translated as MGSSAPQFALLTFACAFSSCFAEVALGVELSPETTSFHHTATSAQPLSLYHSSPHQGTAVHFNSTGSLKTTPISHRTTVQTTDQRQVTTAPGHHTTAQAGATTIQVTGQKSPAVVSTSVDNTTAAGQATTQAMETVTPAAKNTTVHPMSSGKQARTHVSTGMTAAATNTTIKHTTPNTQMTAAAITATATTMQTVKPATGSGNQTTVPKGPTATAMTNTTTIRPGTQTTVPSTMMTVRPTLAPQPSPIPTGTYTVSDGNRTCIKAVMGLQLMAQNTQKKRMEYMAVNPNATQTSGSCGTVKSELNITFSGGFINFTFVKQAPTYYVSNIETRLQLSSEGMLYYAAIHEKLFTTKLGNSFKCASKQTFGLEKNFQLLFVNMQLQAFDIVGNQFGKEEECFPDKTSKAAPIAVGLSILGLFVIVFATFLISRRKPHRGYERI; from the exons aTGGGGAGCAGCGCACCCCAGTTCGCCTTGCTAACCTTCGCCTGTG cattttcctcctgctttgctgaAGTGGCCCTGGGGGTTGAACTGTCTCCAGAAACCACATCCTTCCACCATACAGCTACTTCTGCTCAGCCACTTTCCCTTTATCATTCTTCACCCCATCAAGGCACCGCAGTTCATTTTAACAGCACAGGCTCTCTTAAAACAACACCCATAAGCCATAGAACAACTGTGCAGACAACAGACCAGCGTCAGGTAACAACAGCACCAGGCCATCACACgacagcccaggcaggagcaaCCACCATACAAGTGACCGGCCAGAAATCTCCCGCGGTGGTATCCACATCAGTAGACAACACAACTGCAGCTGGTCAGGCTACAACCCAGGCGATGGAAACGGTTACACCTGCAGCGAAGAACACAACTGTACACCCTATGTCCTCAGGCAAGCAAGCCAGAACACATGTGAGCACAGGCATGACAGCGGCAGCCACGAACACAACCATAAAACATACAACGCCAAATACacaaatgacagctgctgccatAACTGCTACAGCCACCACCATGCAAACTGTAAAGCCCGCCACAGGGTCAGGAAATCAAACAACAGTGCCTAAAGGTCCAACAGCCACAGCCATGACCAACACAACAACCATTCGTCCAGGGACTCAAACAACTGTCCCATCTACTATGATGACAGTGAGACCCACGCTTGCCCCGCAGCCTTCTCCCATCCCCACTGGCACATACACCGTTTCCGATGGGAACAGGACCTGCATCAAAGCGGTCATGGGTTTGCAACTGATGGCTCAAAATACACAGAAG AAGCGGATGGAGTACATGGCTGTCAACCCCAATGCGACACAGACATCTGGCAGCTGTGGGACGGTGAAGTCTGAGCTGAACATAACTTTCAGTGGAGGGTTTATAAACTTCACCTTTGTAAAG CAAGCTCCAACGTACTATGTCAGTAACATTGAGACCAGATTACAGTTATCTTCTGAAG GTATGCTTTACTACGCAGCCATACATGAGAAGCTGTTTACAACAAAGCTGGGGAATTCCTTCAAGTGTGCCAGCAAGCAAACCTTTGGCTTGGAGAAGAACTTCCAGCTACTCTTTGTTAATATGCAGCTGCAGGCTTTTGATATTGTTGGTAACCAGTTTGGAAAAG aagaagaATGTTTTCCTGATAAAACCAGCAAAGCAGCTCCCATCGCAGTAGGCCTGAGTATCCTGGGATTGTTTGTCATTGTGTTTGCCACATTCCTGATTTCCAGAAGAAAGCCGCATAGAGGATACGAACGTATCTGA